One Gadus morhua chromosome 1, gadMor3.0, whole genome shotgun sequence DNA segment encodes these proteins:
- the sall4 gene encoding sal-like protein 4 has translation MSRRKQAKPQHINSDEPGSSEIGVTSCGQAEETGREMKRFRMDNTKVCNKCCAEFFDETEFQEHEKNCTKSQQVVILRNGYGNGVPEDYSQGSSDGANSDPDDGQSSSHSLSNNHTELADEIKSIAEESGQKDRTEMSPSSEMTFRSSKMQDSNVTLESMSATKVAVTQHSSKHAHLSSSKEALQTIPMILEQLVCLQQQQLHQIQLTEQIRIQVAMMAPQGLHSALGAAVDPLKALGAHLSQQLSAAAALIGKRTGSQSLSMETMKQSRLPQITGIPTSLTEGLGNFTTKADISKGVSDLAHRLPAILPQTAGVNGFPSPFAGLQAGIEASKKAKAKMLNLPSESKNSESPYRHKCKYCGKTFGNDSALQIHLRSHTGERPFKCNICGNRFTTKGNLKVHFQRHKEKYPNIKMNPHPVPEHLDNIPTSSGIPYGMSMPYDEANLTDVKPVVSSPMAGPHQSAIPGLKNPFEGIMSDQFSLRPSPSPSESASLSSNMFGHDVGFEQIQDSKDLIRALHHVNGGGQSGDQSSGTAKLQQMVDGLEKRTKDPNECVICHRVLSCQSSLKMHYRTHTGERPYKCKICGRAFSTKGNLKAHYGVHRANTPLRMQHSCPICQKKFTNAVVLQQHIRMHMGGQIPNTPVPESQIEAAEAMDSVLDDERSMDINGFDDSMDEPEEELHSKEMPTEASLPPPTTEEPAHQQPAPLASPFSSLEVLKDLSSALSLKRQSSTASESEGTSKESPPTLQEQVFHNGRSPAISEAAMSYHSFSPLTSMANGHTKSPDSEDDSPQYASRPDSDGGAQEGNESSGALDLTAPSSFVPKVIKDEPGLPYTNGDYAHLPFTRMPLSLAGLEMKIPPENPLGAHGLFSSQLPQGTGMTSSNSSVSRRSTKQHLCNACGKNFSSASALQIHERTHTGEKPFACTICGRAFTTKGNLKVHVGTHMWNNTSRRGQRMSLDNPMALMAMGSEAKMQEMMQAPKELGPPAMNFDPSLWNQYAAVFSSGLAMKTNEISVIQGGGIPYPGSLAGGPMAGSTGGLMKMDGSHSGLPASMAEMEKNGSGGVSKSQFSHFMEEGKIAVN, from the exons ATGTCGAGGCGCAAGCAAGCAAAGCCGCAGCACATCAATTCGGATGAACCCGGCTCGTCAGAAATAG GAGTCACTTCATGTGGACAAGCTGAAGAAACAGGACGGGAGATGAAGAGATTCAGAATGGACAATACCAAGGTCTGCAACAAGTGTTGCGCTGAATTCTTTGATGAGACTGAATTCCAGGAACATGAGAAAAATTGCACTAAAAGTCAACAGGTGGTCATCTTGAGGAATGGCTATGGGAACGGGGTTCCGGAGGACTATTCACAAGGTTCTTCCGATGGTGCAAATAGTGACCCTGATGATGGCCAGTCAAGCAGTCACTCCCTATCCAACAACCATACAGAGTTGGCAGACGAGATCAAATCGATTGCAGAGGAGTCGGGTCAAAAAGACAGAACAGAGATGTCCCCCAGCTCTGAGATGACGTTCAGATCCAGCAAGATGCAAGATTCAAATGTAACTCTAGAGTCAATGAGTGCCACTAAGGTGGCTGTCACTCAGCATTCTTCAAAACACGCGCATCTGTCGTCATCCAAAGAGGCGCTGCAAACCATACCAATGATCTTGGAACAGTTGGTGTgtctccagcaacagcagctccaTCAGATCCAGCTGACGGAGCAGATTAGAATTCAGGTGGCCATGATGGCACCTCAAGGTCTCCACTCGGCTCTCGGGGCCGCAGTGGACCCACTCAAAGCCCTCGGTGCCCATCTCTCTCAACAGCTCTCTGCTGCCGCAGCTCTCATAGGTAAAAGAACAGGCAGTCAGAGCCTCTCCATGGAGACCATGAAGCAGAGTCGACTACCTCAAATCACTGGTATCCCCACCTCTTTGACTGAAGGACTGGGAAACTTCACCACTAAAGCTGACATTTCAAAGGGAGTTTCAGACCTGGCCCATCGCCTACCAGCAATTTTGCCACAGACTGCCGGGGTCAATGGTTTCCCCAGCCCCTTTGCTGGCCTTCAGGCTGGTATTGAGGCCTCTAAAAAAGCAAAGGCCAAGATGCTGAATCTTCCTTCCGAGTCAAAGAATAGCGAGTCACCATACAGGCACAAGTGCAAGTACTGTGGCAAGACTTTTGGAAATGATAGCGCTCTGCAGATTCACCTGCGTTCTCACACTGGAGAACGGCCTTTCAAATGTAACATCTGTGGTAACCGCTTCACCACCAAGGGAAACCTCAAAGTGCATTTCCAAAGGCACAAGGAGAAATACCCCAACATCAAGATGAACCCCCATCCTGTTCCAGAGCACCTCGATAACATTCCCACCAGCAGTGGCATTCCCTATGGCATGTCCATGCCCTACGACGAGGCCAACCTCACCGACGTGAAACCAGTGGTCAGCAGTCCAATGGCTGGGCCCCACCAGTCAGCTATACCAGGGTTGAAAAATCCATTTGAAGGCATTATGAGTGATCAGTTCTCCCTGAGGCCCTCGCCATCACCAAGTGAGTCTGCATCGCTTTCCTCAAACATGTTTGGCCACGACGTGGGCTTCGAGCAGATCCAAGATTCTAAAGATCTGATCAGAGCACTGCACCACGTCAACGGCGGCGGCCAGTCGGGAGATCAAAGCTCTGGAACGGCCAAACTCCAGCAGATGGTTGACGGCCTGGAGAAGAGGACCAAGGATCCCAACGAATGTGTCATTTGCCACCGGGTGCTCAGCTGCCAGAGCTCTCTCAAAATGCATTACCGCACGCACACGGGCGAGAGGCCTTACAAGTGCAAGATCTGCGGCCGTGCGTTCTCCACAAAGGGCAACCTGAAGGCCCATTACGGGGTGCACCGGGCCAACACGCCTCTCAGGATGCAGCACTCTTGTCCCATCTGCCAGAAGAAGTTCACCAACGCCGTGGTCTTGCAGCAGCACATTCGCATGCACATGGGAGGGCAAATCCCAAACACCCCCGTGCCAGAGAGCCAAATCGAGGCTGCCGAAGCAATGGATTCCGTGTTGGACGACGAAAGGTCCATGGATATCAACGGCTTTGATGACAGTATGGatgagccagaggaggagctgcATTCCAAAGAGATGCCGACCGAAGCGTCTCTACCACCTCCTACCACTGAAGAGCCAGCACACCAGCAGCCCGCTCCTCTTGCATCTCCCTTTTCAAGCCTGGAGGTTTTAAAGGATCTCTCCTCCGCTCTTTCACTGAAGCGCCAGAGCAGCACTGCCTCAGAAAGTGAGGGGACGTCCAAGGAGTCTCCCCCTACGTTGCAAGAGCAGGTCTTTCACAACGGCCGTAGTCCTGCCATCTCGGAGGCTGCCATGTCCTACCATTCCTTCTCCCCCTTAACAAGCATGGCCAATGGCCACACAAAGTCTCCAGACTCTGAGGACGATTCCCCACAGTACGCTTCGAGACCAGACTCTGATGGTGGTGCTCAAGAAGGCAACGAGTCCAGTGGAGCCCTTGACCTCACAGCTCCCAGCAGCTTCGTCCCTAAAGTTATTAAAGACGAACCTGGCCTGCCCTACACAAATGGAGATTATG CTCACCTGCCTTTCACCAGAATGCCCCTTAGTCTTGCCGGTCTGGAGATGAAGATTCCTCCAGAGAATCCCCTGGGGGCCCATGGCTTGTTTAGCTCCCAGCTGCCACAGGGAACTGGCATGACGTCATCCAACTCCAGTGTGTCGCGAAGGTCTACCAAACAGCATCTCTGCAATGCCTGTGGCAAGAACTTCTCATCTGCCAGTGCCCTTCAGATCCATGAACGCACTCataccggggagaagccctttgCCTGCACTATCTGTGGGAGAGCTTTCACCACCAAGGGAAACCTAAAG GTACATGTTGGAACCCACATGTGGAACAACACTTCGAGGCGTGGCCAGCGTATGTCATTGGATAATCCAATGGCTCTGATGGCCATGGGCTCCGAAGCGAAGATGCAAGAGATGATGCAAGCGCCCAAAGAGTTGGGTCCTCCAGCCATGAACTTTGACCCATCACTATGGAACCAGTACGCCGCTGTCTTCAGTAGCGGCCTGGCCATGAAGACCAATGAGATCTCAGTCATCCAGGGGGGTGGGATCCCATATCCTGGTAGCCTTGCTGGTGGGCCTATGGCTGGCTCTACCGGTGGCCTAATGAAGATGGACGGGTCCCACTCTGGCCTGCCTGCTTCCATGGCTGAAATGGAAAAGAACGGCTCTGGTGGTGTGTCAAAATCACAATTTTCCCATTTTATGGAAGAGGGTAAAATCGCTGTCAATTAG